A genomic window from Labeo rohita strain BAU-BD-2019 chromosome 6, IGBB_LRoh.1.0, whole genome shotgun sequence includes:
- the im:7152348 gene encoding E3 ubiquitin-protein ligase RNF186, protein MVLFEDQECGVCYLHYSRIERVPRTLHCNHTFCTPCLETMGLHYSGLRTIRCPLCRQVTCVDRGLSLQEALFVNSQLWDNICDEEEEEEDKREQEKVEEGEVNANMQVRPSSQAKCSVPTQNRPKLRLLSFLKKISFSRHPEERIVPTCNVEIMSWRRISSEDIF, encoded by the exons ATGGTGCTATTTGAGGATCAGGAATGTGGGGTTTGTTACCTGCATTACTCCCGCATCGAGCGCGTTCCCAGAACTCTCCACTGCAACCATACATTCTGCACCCCCTGTCTGGAGACAATGGGGCTGCATTACAGCGGCCTGCGCACCATTCGCTGCCCCCTCTGTCGCCAGGTGACTTGTGTGGACCGTGGGCTCAGCTTGCAGGAGGCTCTTTTTGTCAATAGCCAACTGTGGGACAACATTTGtgatgaggaagaggaggaagaagacAAGAGAGAGCAGGAAAAGGTGGAAGAGGGGGAAGTAAACGCTAATATGCAGGTGCGGCCCTCGTCACAGGCTAAATG CTCAGTGCCAACACAAAACAGACCCAAACTCCGACTCCTATCTTTCCTGAAGAAAATTAGTTTTTCCAGGCATCCCGAAGAGAGGATTGTTCCAACCTGCAATGT AGAAATCATGTCATGGCGAAGGATTTCATCAGAAGATATTTTCTGA